In the genome of Streptomyces sp. SLBN-118, the window TCCCCCAAGGGCCTGACGGGCTCCTTCGCCGTCATCGACGACCGGACCGTGGCCTACCTCGACTTCGCCGGGAGCCACAACGAGACCATCGCCCACCTTCGCGAGAACGGCCGCATCACCCTGATGTGGTGCGCCTTCCAGGGGCCGCCGAACATCGTGCGGGTGCACGGCCGCGGCGAGCCCGTCTTCCGGGACGATCCGCGCTTCAAGGAGCTGCTGGCGCACTTCCCGGACATCGACCCCACCCCGCACGGGCTGCGCGCCATCATCGTCGTGCGGGCCGAAGTCGTCCGGGACAGCTGCGGGTTCGCGGTGCCGTACATGACGTACGAGGGGGACCGCGAGACGCACGGCCGGCGGTTCTCCCGGGAGGACGACGCGTCGCTCAGTGAGTACTTCGAGAAGAAGCCGGACATCGCCAGCAGCATGGACGGGCTTCCGGGGCTCCCCCTTCCGCTGCCGCCGACGCCCTGAGCCGTACGGACCAACGGCGCTGCCGGGCAGGCCGGGAGCGCATACGGTCGCCCCTATGCGCAAGGGTGCTCTTCTCGGTCCTGTTCTGTTCGTCGTCGCGTTCGTGGTCGCGTTCATGCTGTCCGCGTCGGCCGGCGCCGTGCCGGTCCACGTGCCGGTCCAGGCGCCACCGCTGCCCGCGCGGATGGCCGACACCGGCGGCGGGTCCCAGCTGATCACCGCCGAGGCCCTGCGACCCGGTTCCACCACGGGCACGGTGACCTGGTGGGACCGCCGCAGTGACGGGCAGTGGGTGGCCGCGGGATCGGCCGCGGCGCGGTTCGGCGCGAAGGGGCTGGTCGAGGGCGCCAGCCGCACGCAGGGCACCAGCACCACGCCGACCGGGCTGTACCGGCTGCCGTACGCCTTCGGGACCGAGGTGGCGCCCGGGGGGACCACGTACACCTATCGCCGCGTGACGACGGCGTCCTGGTGGTGCCAGGACACGGCGTCCCGTGCGTACAACCGCTGGGTGGAAGGGCTGCCCGCGGACT includes:
- a CDS encoding pyridoxamine 5'-phosphate oxidase family protein, whose product is MGKLYERIDGRLRTFIEEQPLFFTATAPLTGDGTVNLSPKGLTGSFAVIDDRTVAYLDFAGSHNETIAHLRENGRITLMWCAFQGPPNIVRVHGRGEPVFRDDPRFKELLAHFPDIDPTPHGLRAIIVVRAEVVRDSCGFAVPYMTYEGDRETHGRRFSREDDASLSEYFEKKPDIASSMDGLPGLPLPLPPTP
- a CDS encoding L,D-transpeptidase family protein, which encodes MLSASAGAVPVHVPVQAPPLPARMADTGGGSQLITAEALRPGSTTGTVTWWDRRSDGQWVAAGSAAARFGAKGLVEGASRTQGTSTTPTGLYRLPYAFGTEVAPGGTTYTYRRVTTASWWCQDTASRAYNRWVEGLPADCRAAESEHLTAYRPQYAHAMVIGFNYDRPVRGRGAGIFLHVNGRGATAGCVSVPDTAMRRILAWADRHRDPHIAIGTASGGTAVTRY